The sequence CCCTCTAGCTCCGTCCCAGGTGTTTTGGCACTTATTTAGAGCTATATTTAACTCCTCTTTTGTCCTATAGAGAATTGATGTTGACAGAAGTAGTGAAGGGGAATCCCAATCCTCTGACACTGAAACCATACTGTCTTCCAATATGATCACTGAAAATCAGCCACTGGCCCTGGAACTGGAACTCCACTGGCAGGATCTAATGGACATCTTGGAGCCTGAGGTGAGGGACAGAATTAGAACTGATGGAAATGTGTTGAAAATTAGCATGTCTGCCGGAGCAATGCATCTGTTTCATGCCAATGTGTTTATATATtccatattaaaaaaaaaatatatatatatacaggtccttctcaaaaaattagcatattgtgataaagttcattattttctataatgtaatgatgaaaatttaacattcatatattttagattcattgcacactaactgaaatatttcaggtcttttattgtcttaatacggatgattttggcatacagctcatgaaaacccaaaattcctatctcacaaaattagcatatttcatccgaccaataaaagaaaagtgtttttaatacaaaaaatatcaaccttcaaataatcatgtacagttatgcactcaatacttggtcgggaatcctttggcagaaatgactgcttcaatgcggcgtggcatggaggcaatcagcctgtggcactgctgaggtcttatggaggcccaggatgcttcgatagcggcctttagctcatccagagtgttgggtcttgagtctctcaacgttctcttcacaatatcccacagattctctatggggttcaggtcaggagagttggcaggccaattgagcacagtgataccatgatcagtaaaccatttaccagtggttttggcactgtgagcaggtgccaggtcgtgctgaaaatgaaatcttcatctccataaagcttttcagcagatggaagcatgaagtgcttcaaaatctcctgatagctagctgcattgaccctgcccttgataaaacacagtggaccaacaccagcagctgacacggcaccccagaccatcactgactgttggtacttgacactggacttctggcattttggcatttccttctccccagtcttccaccagactctggcaccttgatttccgaatgacatgcagaatttgctttcatccgaaaaaagtactttggaccactgagcaacagtccagtgctgcttctctgtagcccaggtctggggaatgcggcacctgtagcccatttcctgcacacgcctgtgcacggtggctctggatgtttctactccagactcagtccactgcttccgcaggtcccccaaggtctggaatcggcccttctccacaatcttcctcagggtccggtcacctcttctcgttgtgcagcgttttctgccacactttttccttcccacggacttcccactgaggtgccttgatacagcactctgggaacagcctattcgttcagaaatttctttctgtgtcttacgctcttgcttgatggtgtcaatagtggccttctggacagcagtcaggtcggcagtcttacccatgattggggttttgagtgatgaaccaggctgggagttttaaaggcctcaggaatcttttgcaggtgtttagagttaactcgttgattcagatgattaggttcatagctcgtttagagacccttttaatgatatgctaattttgtgagataggaattttgggttttcatgagctgtatgccaaaatcatccgtattaagacaataaaagacctgaaatatttcagttagtgtgcaatgaatctaaaatatatgaatgttaaattttcattatgatattatggaaaataatgaactttatcacaatatgctaatattttgagaaggacctgtatttgatgAACAGTAAGATGAGAAAATATACAAGCcataaaaaatcttaaaagatcataaataaaaactcaaattaaaatgtaatcttGTATTTGTAGAATAAAGATGTAGAAATGATGGCCTCTTTAAACCACCTAACTGAGTCAAGAACCCCTGCAGCTGAAGCTCTGCCCCAATGCTTAAGCTTTGGTGGCAATGCTGGAACAGTGGCTCATCAAATGGACCTTCTCACAGGGACTCTCTTGCAGCATGGTAAGTTACATTCCAAACTGGCACCTGTAGGATTTTTGTCACGATCATCTTTAAACCTTTAACTTCTTAGATATGTGGAAAAACCTCCAACTACATCACAAAACACAGGAAAAGGTGACAACGGTAAACTTAATCTTGAATCTAATTCCAATTTCAAAGATTTTTATGTTGAAAGTAGACCACATTTTTCATTAGCTGAAAAACGGGAAGAAAAGGAGCAGAAATTTTAAAGATGTCATAAAGTCAAAGGTTTTGGTATACTGTCACATCTATGGTATGACCTGGTAAATCTCAAAATTCccttttttccaaaatgtcttttgtttgtttttagatttgaCTCCTGACCAGTTGGAGCAGCAGCCGGTCCTTCTTCCCCTGACTCCTAGTGATAAGTTGGAAGACCACAGTTCAGCGCTGAACACAGGGGTCACTTTAGAAAGCTCCAATATGGACTCCTGGACAATTCCTTCAAACTACATAGAGCTGCTGGGAGAAAATCCTGCACAAGACTTTGACAAAGGAATAAATGCTGAAGTGAACTTGACAACCTTCAGCATGAACCTGTTAACACAAGATGTTACCACCTTCAGCTCTGACTTTCACTTGTATGACCTGAACACTCCTAGTTACAGCAAAGCTTCAAAAGGGAGTGATTTAAACCGAGACTTAAACCGAGGAACATCATCCAATGTGTTGGATAAGGAATATGCAGACAGTCTTCCCAGCAAAATTAGTGACCTCTCTGAGGATTTTAACAATCTGGAAGACATAAACTTGTTGAATGAAGCACTGGAGGAAGGATTCAGTCCTGAGATGGAAGCCAGGCTTGAAGAAGAAGCCTACCGACATTGTGAAGGAGCCCATCAGGGAAGTGACAGCGCTGGCAACTGGATGGAAGATCAGAGGCAGCCTAATATACAAGACGGTAATTTGAGAGAGTACAGTGACTCTCAAAAGAATACATTcccctgttaaaatgccaggcttattgatgtattaaataagGCCACGATAAGTCATTTCGAAATTAACAATTCTGttagaaggaaaaaataaaaaagtgcaaTAAGTGTGCGCACTCTTAAATTGTGGAAGCACTTCTTTACTCAGTGTCTGCAGTCAGTCTCCTTTGGTTGGTGTTTTTCTAGCAACTTCTGTCCTAATTTGGGAAAATCTTCCTCCTTTACCTTGCAAATGTTCTCAAAATGTATCACATTGTAAGGACATCTCTTGTACAACCCTCTTCAGGTGATCCCACAGATCTTCTGTTTTATTAGTTCTGGATTCTGGCTAAGCCAATACAAGCACTTTAATTGTCCTCTCACCATGTCATTCTTTTCTTGATTTGGATGAAGGCTTGACTCATTGTGATGCTCAAAGCTGAAAACTCTCTTCCCGCGTCAAAAAACCACAGATCGATCATGACAGATCATGATGACCATGCCCACCATCATATTTCACTGTGGGCATTGTTTTTGTGTCAAACTTACATTTTGGAACTGTGGCACAAAGTTCAAGTTGTGTGTCATTATACCATGACACATGCAACGTTTAGAGAAATTTTAGGTCGGATGTTTTGTTCAATATACAAAGCTTCTGTCTTGCAGCCTATCTTTTTACTCCAGATGTAGAGAATGTAGAAAATAATCGCAGGTAGAGCAACCAGTACTTGGCCGAAAGCCCTGCAGCTCCTTTGGTGCTAATGTAATATGGAAAGTGTAAAGTCAAAAAGACTAAATCCCAGAGATGAATCAGAAAGGTGCTTCATTATTGTATTACCGGTAGTTTAAGGGTGTGTACACTTATGCAGCTGGGTTATTGcagccattttatttttttattctctgaACAGATTTGTTTGAATTTCACAGGATGTATATTGTTAGATATTatctttaaatgctttattttatttcacaaaaaccttTCATTTTACCAGGAGTGTGTAGACTTTAGATGTCATTTATTTAACTATTCAGTTTAATTACATTGGAGACAATGTTAAAATATTCAAGCTctcaagaaaaaaactgtaaagctTTTTTGACCTTTCCATCCTTACAGGGGGCCGAGTGGAGACAGACTCAGACTCCGGCCTGTCTTTGGACTTCATCCACAGCCCTTCttcttttattgtttctgaAGGCTCAGCAGATGATTCCTCTTCTTCTGTTTCAATAAATTCTTCTTCATCCTGTGTGTCAGATGTGGAAAATCTATTTTCTGACGAGGATTGCAGCAACAAGGGAGGCTTAGCTGGATCAGATTCAGAAGTGGAAGTGACCATCAAGCAAGAGGAGGTGGAAGAGGAGGAGATGGGAGCTGTGGGAGGAGTTTTTCCTGCACATGATATGCCACTGTTCCCTGCCAGCCATGAGGATTACAAACCGTTTCACAGCTTCTCCTGGCTGGAACATATAGGGCATGACCATACCTACAACAACCAGCCTTTGTCCTCATCATCTTCTCCCGCTCGGGGGAGGATGCCCTCAGAACCGACCAAATCTGCTGTCAGACATGAGAAAGACAGGCCAAATCACCGCTCCTCCTCCAGTCTGGTTTCAGAAGCTAAAATCCGGAACAGAGATGAACAGCGATCACAAGCCCTCCGGATCCCTTTCTCGTATGATCTCATTGTCAACATGccagtggaggagtttaacGACCTGCTGACCAGCTACCAACTCAGCAAGGAGCAGCTGACCCTCATCAGGGACATACGACGGCGTGGAAAGAATAAGATCGCTGCACAGAACTGCAGGAAGAGGAAGCAAGATGTTCTGCTTACATTAGAAGATGACTTGAAAGCACTGAGAACCCACCAGTCACAGTTgctaaatgaaaaacagaacagCCTTATGCATTTGCAGGACATGAAGAGTAGATTTGGAATGTTGTACCAGGAAATCTTCTCCAAGCTGAAGGACGATGATGGGAGACCACTGGATGCTAGAGAATACATGCTTTGTTTTAGACCTAACGATACAGTCACTGTGGTTTCACTGAGAGCAAATCACAACAGCAAAAAACATAGAGATATAAAGAAGAGGAGGTGAATATGCCAGAAGAACTGAGTAGGTTAAACCCCTGGCAAGATAAACTTTCAACAAGGACTTGCATGAGAAACAACTTGGGAATTACGGTAACAAAATTCCacaaaaaactcaaaaaccAGGAATTTCAATTTGTTACACATCCAAACCTAACCCAGTTCACGTCCTCTAGGCTTTTTTGTTACAAAGATAATGATGAGTTAAACATAAATCAAAGATAAAAGCCCTTCAGTCTTTCAGTTATTACGATTTTTATATCTTAGATACTTTGATTCAAATGAATCAAACCCAAAAAATTATCATCCTGATGTTAGTAAATCTGTAATACATGCGCTGCTCCGCTTTCTCAGTGTAAACATTTCATAAGAAATGTTGATCTTTAGAGAACAGGGAATCCCTGCTTCTGGGAGTAGcactgaaatattctgttaaaCAGAGCAAGGCACTGATTACTGTCAGCACGTAGCGGCCAGGTGGAAATATTATAGACAGCAAAGATAAGCTTTTCACTTGCAGTATATTGCAAAGACACGCCATTAAGGGGCAGACCCTGGATCAACCATGGATCTACAGTTCTTGGAGTAACCACAAGCCATTCTGTTGTTTAGGCTCCAGCACTGA is a genomic window of Girardinichthys multiradiatus isolate DD_20200921_A chromosome X, DD_fGirMul_XY1, whole genome shotgun sequence containing:
- the LOC124862740 gene encoding endoplasmic reticulum membrane sensor NFE2L1-like isoform X1 — translated: MLHLKKHFTEELIQMAILLSLCGVRLNVGLEPYLPRSWHEMILGQTSALTKTQFHNLHNQHSLNPKTVDLEQFFTARRLLGWVHSLDRIQVPQAELETWLVQREPGSLLGGFPEQSSLIESVQSEPTVEQGAVLGSLEEDERIDVDRSSEGESQSSDTETILSSNMITENQPLALELELHWQDLMDILEPENKDVEMMASLNHLTESRTPAAEALPQCLSFGGNAGTVAHQMDLLTGTLLQHDLTPDQLEQQPVLLPLTPSDKLEDHSSALNTGVTLESSNMDSWTIPSNYIELLGENPAQDFDKGINAEVNLTTFSMNLLTQDVTTFSSDFHLYDLNTPSYSKASKGSDLNRDLNRGTSSNVLDKEYADSLPSKISDLSEDFNNLEDINLLNEALEEGFSPEMEARLEEEAYRHCEGAHQGSDSAGNWMEDQRQPNIQDGGRVETDSDSGLSLDFIHSPSSFIVSEGSADDSSSSVSINSSSSCVSDVENLFSDEDCSNKGGLAGSDSEVEVTIKQEEVEEEEMGAVGGVFPAHDMPLFPASHEDYKPFHSFSWLEHIGHDHTYNNQPLSSSSSPARGRMPSEPTKSAVRHEKDRPNHRSSSSLVSEAKIRNRDEQRSQALRIPFSYDLIVNMPVEEFNDLLTSYQLSKEQLTLIRDIRRRGKNKIAAQNCRKRKQDVLLTLEDDLKALRTHQSQLLNEKQNSLMHLQDMKSRFGMLYQEIFSKLKDDDGRPLDAREYMLCFRPNDTVTVVSLRANHNSKKHRDIKKRR